The Bacillota bacterium DNA segment CATACAAGGCAACCTTCCCCCCGAGGCTGGCCGAAGGGAGCATTCCGATGGAGCCGGTCAAAACACTGGCTTCATCTGTGAGAATATCCCCAAACATGTTCTCCGTAACGATCACATCAAACTGGCGGGGGTTGCGCACAAGCTGCATGGCGCAGTTATCCACGTACATGTGTTCAAGCTCCACATCAGGGTAATCTTTCCCAAGTTCTGTGATCACCTCGCGCCAGAGCCGCGAACTTTCCAGAACGTTTGCCTTATCCACAGAAGTGACTTTGCCCCGCCGCTTGCGTGCCATCTCGAAGGCGAGGCGCCCAATGCGGACGATCTCTCCTGTTGAATAGACGAGGGTGTCCAGTGCCCGTTCTTCTTCGCCTATCTTTTCCCTCTGCTTCGCGCCGAAGTAAAGCCCTCCGGTCAACTCCCGGACCACAACAAGATCGAGCCCTGCAACGATTTCTTCTTTTAAAGGCGAAGCCTCGATCAGGGAAGGAAAGAGAACAGCCGGCCTGATATTTGCGTAGAGGCCCAGGTGTTTGCGCAGGGGGAGGAGCGCACCGGCCTCGGGGCGCAGGGCAGGGGGCAGGTGATCCCACTTCGGCCCCCCGATTGCTCCCAGCAAAATGGCGTCGCTTTCTTCACAGAGCCTGAGGGTTTCTTCGGGGAGGGGGACGCCGTAAACGTCGTAGGCGGCGCCCCCCACCAGGGCCTCCTGGAACGTAAAGGAGATCTGGAAGCGTTTTCCCACCGCTTCCAGGGCCTTGACCGCTTCGGGGACGATCTCGGGTCCGATTCCGTCTCCGGGCAAAAGCAAAATCTTAGGCACGTTTCGTCATCCTTTCCCGCACGTAATTGATCAATCCACCTGCCCGCATGATTTCCTGCATGAAGGGAGGGAAGGGAGCCGCCTGATAAACCCCGCCCCGCGAAAGATTCTTAATCATGCCGGAGGCCAGATCCACCGCAACCAGATCCCCTTCTTCCAGGGCTGCTGCAGCCTCAGAAGACTCCAGGATGGGAAGTCCGATGTTGATGGCGTTGCGGTAGAAAATCCGGGCAAAGGAGGCGGCGATGACGCAGCCTACCCCTGCCCCTTTCAGCGCGATGGGGGCATGCTCCCGGGAGGAGCCGCACCCAAAATTCTTTCCCGCAACCACAATGTCTCCCGGAGAGACGCGCCGGGCAAAGTCGGGGTCGGCGTCCTCCATGCAGTGGGCCGCCAGTTCTGCCGGGTCGGTCGTATTTAAATAACGCGCCGGTATGATCAGATCCGTATCGATGTTGGCGCCGAATTTCCAAACACGCCCCTTAATCTGCATTGTTCGCCACAACCTCCCTCGGGTGTGAAATACAGCCGGTTACCGCCGAGGCTGCGGCAACGGCAGGCCCTGCAAGGTAAACCTCGCTCTCCGGGTGTCCCATCCGGCCCACAAAATTCCTGTTCGTAGTGGCAAGGGCCCTCTCGCCCCGCGCCAGGATCCCCATGTGCCCGCCGAGACAGGGGCCGCAGGTGGGAGTGCTCACAACCGCCCCGGCCTGAACAAAAATTTCCAGCAGCCCCTCTCGGAGGGCGCTTAAATATATCTCCTGGGTCCCCGGAATCACGATCAGGCGCAGGCGCGGGTGAACCTTCCTTCCCTTGAGAATCCGCGCCGCGATTCGCAAATCCTCGAGCCGCCCGTTCGTGCAGGAGCCGATCACCACCTGGTCGATTTCGATCCCTGCAGCCTCCGCAACCGGCCGGGCATTTTCGGGAAGGTGGGGAAAGGCAACCTGAAGGTCGATCTCCTCCACCTGGTACTCCCGCACCTCAACGTAGGCGGCATCGGGATCGCTGGCAAATATCTGGAAGGAACGCTGGGCCCTCTCCCGCACGTAGGCAAGGGTTTTTTGATCCGGAGCAATGATGCCGTTTTTTGCTCCGGCCTCGACGGCCATGTTGCACATGGTCAGGCGCCCTTCGACGGAAAGAGCTTCAATCGCCTCCCCGGTAAATTCCATCGCCCGGTAAAGGGCGCCGTCAACCCCGATGTCCCCGATCGTGTAGAGAATCAGGTCCTTTCCGGTAACCCAGGGGAGCATTTTTCCATGGTAGATGAACTTCATGCTCTCCGGCACCTTAAACCAGCATTCACCCAGGGCCATTCCCGCGGCGAGATCAGTGCTCCCGACCCCTGTTGCAAAAGCCCCCAGCGCCCCGTAGGTGCAGGTATGGGAATCGGCTCCGATGATCAGGTCGCCGGGGAGCGCGAGCCCCTGCTCGGGAAGAAGGCAGTGCTCAATCCCCATGCGCCCTACCTCAAAGTAATGAACGATTCCAAATTTCCGTGCGAACTCCCGCACTTCCCGGCACTGCTCGGCAGATTTGATATCCTTATTCGGTGTAAAATGGTCCGGGACCAGGGCGATCCGGGCGGGATCGAAAACGCGGTCAAGCCCCAGTTTCAGAAACTCCTTGATGGCAACAGGCGCCGTGATGTCGTTTGCAAGGACAAGATCCAGGCGGCAGTTGACCAGTTCCCCCGGAGCAACCCGCTCCTTTCCGGCGTGAGCCGCCAGGATCTTTTCGGTAATGGTCATTCCCATGTCATGTCCTCCTATTCCCCATCCTGATTTGTTGCGGCGGAAAAGAAAGCTGCATCTTCCCCCACTTCGCAAATCACCTTGTTTACGGCGTTCAAATAAGCTTTTACACTTGCTTCGATGATGTCGGTGCTCAAACCCCGCCCAATGAAGGTCTTCCCTCCGTACTCCACCCGGACCACAACCTCGCCCAGAGCATCTTTGCCTCCTGTAATTGCGCTCAGGGAGTAATCGGCCAGAGAGAGGTTGTTGATTCCGGTTATTTTATCAACAGCCTTAAAGGCCGCGTCCACCGGCCCGTCCCCGCAGGCCGCCTCCTCCCTGACGATCCCGTTCCGCTTCAAGCCCACCGTCGCCGTGGGAACAACCGTCGTGCCGCTCGAGACATGGAGGTAGGCAAGCTGGTACAGCTCCGGAGCAACCTTAATCTCATTTTTCACAATTGCTTCCAGATCCCGGTCGGTAATATCCTTTTTGCGGTCCGCCAGGTTTTTAAAACGCTGGAAGGCTTTTTCCAGTTCCTCGTCAGAAAGGATATATCCCAGTTCTGCCAGGCGCTCCCTGAGGGCGTGGCGCCCCGAGAGCTTCCCCAAAACGATGTTGGCCTTGGGAAACCCGACCAATTCGGGATTCATAATTTCATAAGTTGCGCGCGCCTGCAAAACACCATCCTGGTGGATTCCCGAGGCGTGGAGGAAAGCATTTTTCCCCACAACTGCCTTGTTGGGCTGGACGGGCATCCCGGTCAGGGTGCTGACCAGTCTGCTCGTCCGGTAAATTTCGTCGTACCTGATGTTCGTCTCCTTCTGGTAGTAGGCGCGCCTGGTATAAAGCGCCATCACGATCTCTTCCAGGGCAGCATTCCCGGCCCGCTCCCCCAGGCCGTTGACCGCGCATTCCACCTGCTGGGCTCCGTTCCGGATCGCAGCCAGGGAATTTGCAACCGCCAGCCCCAGGTCGTTGTGGCAGTGGACGCTTAAAATCACCCGGTCGGTGCCGGGCACGCGCGCCCGGATCTGGGCAATAAAATCCCCAAATTCGTAGGGAGTGGCGTACCCTACGGTATCAGGGATGTTGACAACCGTTGCCCCGGCTTCGATTACGGCCTGGATTACCTCGCACAAAAAACTGAGATCGCTGCGAAAAGCATCCTCGGCGGAAAACTCCACATCCTCGGTGTAGCCCTTGGCATGCTTCACCGCAGCCACCGCAAGGTTCAGGACTTCTTCCCTGCTCTTCTGCAGCTTGTACTGGAGATGGATGTCGGAGGTGGCGATGAAGGTGTGGATCCGGGGCCTCTCCGCCTCTTTCAGAGCCTCCCAGGCCCGGTCGATGTCGGTCCGGTTGGCGCGGGCAAGGCCTGCGATGACGGGGCCCTGCACCTCCCTGGCAACCGCCTGGACCGCCGCAAAGTCACCCGGTGAAGCAATGGGAAACCCTGCTTCAATCACGTCTACGTTTAGCTTTGCAAGCTGGCGGGCGATCTCCAGTTTTTCGTGCAGGTTCAGGCTCACCCCGGGAGACTGTTCGCCGTCCCGGAGCGTTGTATCAAAGATGTAAATCCGCTCTGACAAAGCCGTTTAACCTCCCAAGAACATCCCTTTTTCGGGGCAAAATCATCTAACACTATCTGGAAGTTCGATTAATTCCCCGATTCCCTTCCCGGCCAGGACCATCGGGTAGACCAGTTCATCGGGATCGATGATGCAGTCTACGATCGTCAGCCTCCCGTTTGCCAGGACTTCGTCCAGGGTCGGATAGATGTCTTCGCTTCGCTCGAGGCGTATCCCCACCGCATCGTAGGCCCGCGCCAGCTGCACGAAATCCGGGCAAAAAGTAAAGTTAACCTGGCTGTAGCGCCTGGCGCAGTAAAAATACTGGAGCTGTTTAACCATTCCCAGGGCGTGGT contains these protein-coding regions:
- the leuD gene encoding 3-isopropylmalate dehydratase small subunit translates to MQIKGRVWKFGANIDTDLIIPARYLNTTDPAELAAHCMEDADPDFARRVSPGDIVVAGKNFGCGSSREHAPIALKGAGVGCVIAASFARIFYRNAINIGLPILESSEAAAALEEGDLVAVDLASGMIKNLSRGGVYQAAPFPPFMQEIMRAGGLINYVRERMTKRA
- the leuB gene encoding 3-isopropylmalate dehydrogenase, with the translated sequence MPKILLLPGDGIGPEIVPEAVKALEAVGKRFQISFTFQEALVGGAAYDVYGVPLPEETLRLCEESDAILLGAIGGPKWDHLPPALRPEAGALLPLRKHLGLYANIRPAVLFPSLIEASPLKEEIVAGLDLVVVRELTGGLYFGAKQREKIGEEERALDTLVYSTGEIVRIGRLAFEMARKRRGKVTSVDKANVLESSRLWREVITELGKDYPDVELEHMYVDNCAMQLVRNPRQFDVIVTENMFGDILTDEASVLTGSIGMLPSASLGGKVALYEPAHGSAPDIAGQQKANPLATILSAALMLRYSFGFEEGARAIEEAVRRVLEEGYRTPDLMKPGAREVATAEMGSLVAAFLREAGSLDAAKSGNALFGTED
- a CDS encoding 2-isopropylmalate synthase translates to MSERIYIFDTTLRDGEQSPGVSLNLHEKLEIARQLAKLNVDVIEAGFPIASPGDFAAVQAVAREVQGPVIAGLARANRTDIDRAWEALKEAERPRIHTFIATSDIHLQYKLQKSREEVLNLAVAAVKHAKGYTEDVEFSAEDAFRSDLSFLCEVIQAVIEAGATVVNIPDTVGYATPYEFGDFIAQIRARVPGTDRVILSVHCHNDLGLAVANSLAAIRNGAQQVECAVNGLGERAGNAALEEIVMALYTRRAYYQKETNIRYDEIYRTSRLVSTLTGMPVQPNKAVVGKNAFLHASGIHQDGVLQARATYEIMNPELVGFPKANIVLGKLSGRHALRERLAELGYILSDEELEKAFQRFKNLADRKKDITDRDLEAIVKNEIKVAPELYQLAYLHVSSGTTVVPTATVGLKRNGIVREEAACGDGPVDAAFKAVDKITGINNLSLADYSLSAITGGKDALGEVVVRVEYGGKTFIGRGLSTDIIEASVKAYLNAVNKVICEVGEDAAFFSAATNQDGE
- the leuC gene encoding 3-isopropylmalate dehydratase large subunit, coding for MGMTITEKILAAHAGKERVAPGELVNCRLDLVLANDITAPVAIKEFLKLGLDRVFDPARIALVPDHFTPNKDIKSAEQCREVREFARKFGIVHYFEVGRMGIEHCLLPEQGLALPGDLIIGADSHTCTYGALGAFATGVGSTDLAAGMALGECWFKVPESMKFIYHGKMLPWVTGKDLILYTIGDIGVDGALYRAMEFTGEAIEALSVEGRLTMCNMAVEAGAKNGIIAPDQKTLAYVRERAQRSFQIFASDPDAAYVEVREYQVEEIDLQVAFPHLPENARPVAEAAGIEIDQVVIGSCTNGRLEDLRIAARILKGRKVHPRLRLIVIPGTQEIYLSALREGLLEIFVQAGAVVSTPTCGPCLGGHMGILARGERALATTNRNFVGRMGHPESEVYLAGPAVAAASAVTGCISHPREVVANNAD